Proteins encoded within one genomic window of Oxyura jamaicensis isolate SHBP4307 breed ruddy duck chromosome 4 unlocalized genomic scaffold, BPBGC_Ojam_1.0 oxy4_random_OJ72438, whole genome shotgun sequence:
- the LOC118157204 gene encoding dedicator of cytokinesis protein 2-like, translating to MAAILSQMDKDHYSSYIQAFPSRAELMDFLMETFILFKDLIGKTVYPSDWMVMNMVQNREFLRAINHFATTLTEMFLSSSSFELQLWNNYFHLAVAFLTQDSLQLENFSQAKRTSILAKYGDMRAKIGAAIRDMWYNLGHRKIEFIPGMVGPILEMTLVPELELRKSTIPIFFDMMLCEYQLTASFSRFEDEILRKLDSEVEGGRGDEQYKQLFESILLSCCRSHPELAKPGENFVALVTGLLERLLDYRAVMNDENKTYSMSCTVNLLNFYKEIDRQAMYIRYLYKLKDLHISYENYTEGAYTLLLHAQLLKWSDEANTAPMQGLHSPSLHTQRQLKEALYNQIINYFDQGKMWEEAIHICKELAEQYESEIFDYEMLSEILQREAKFYEKILKVLRPSPDYFAVGYYGQGFPTFLRNKVFIYRGKEYERREDFEMRLLSPFPNAEKLKTTSPPGPDITGSPGQYIQCFTVQPVEEAKVRFKDRSIPEQITNFYKANHVQKFSYSRPFKKGPKDPDNEFANMWIERTTFVTAYPLPGILRWFVVTTTTTNIISPLENAIETMMKTNEKILSEINRHQSDPSLPVNPLSMLLNGIVDPAVMGGFAKYETAFFQESYLKEHPEDQGNIDKLKDLIAWQTPLLAEGIRIHRRKVTEDLWPFHERMEQCFVQLRAKVESQYGVREMISFEDRRSGRPRSAAWGPDWDRLSHAGDSTEAPLTPKPAPRTADSEDRRSERKENRSSTFFGYRRQETRLSVPEMPEPKDDKRRLSRNMSESSLGSCDGKQPPPSREPSTAALSPSPTGFGGRVKSASKAPPLPRRISPTVYEAFLEQSDAASGGKPLPSPTADGSRGLKSPPPPPPKSKRLSQL from the exons ATGGCCGCCATCCTGAGCCAGATGGACAAGGACCACTACAGCTCCTACATCCAGGCGTTCCCCTCCCGGGCCGAGCTGATG GACTTCCTCATGGAGACCTTCATCCTCTTCAAGGACCTGATCGGCAAGACGGTGTACCCCTCTGACTGGATGGTGATGAACATGGTGCAGAACCG GGAGTTCCTGCGCGCCATCAACCATTTTGCCACGACCTTGACGGAGATgttcctgagcagcagcagcttcgAGCTGCAG CTTTGGAACAACTATTTCCACCTGGCCGTGGCTTTCCTCACCCAGGactccctgcagctggagaactTCTCCCAGGCCAAGCGCACCAGCATCCTGGCCAA GTACGGGGACATGAGGGCCAAGATTGGAGCTGCCATTCGGGACATGTGGTACAACCTAG GCCATCGCAAGATCGAGTTCATCCCGGGCATGGTCGGCCCCATCCTGGAGATGACGCTTGTGCCGGAGCTGGAGCTGCGCAAGTCCACCATCCCCATCTTCTTCGACATGATGCTGTGCGAGTACCAGCTGACCGCCAGCTTCAGCCGG TTTGAGGACGAGATCCTGCGCAAGCTGGACAGCGAGGTGGAGGGTGGCCGGGGAGACGAGCAGTACAAGCAGCTTTTTGAGAGCAT cctgctcagctgctgccgGAGTCACCCTGAGCTGGCCAAGCCCGGGGAGAACTTTGTGGCGCTGGTGACGGGGCTCCTGGAGCGGCTCCTCGACTACCGGGCGGTTATGAACGACGAGAACAAAACCTACAGCATGAGCTGCACCGTCAACCTCCTG AACTTCTACAAGGAGATCGACCGCCAGGCCATGTACATCAG GTATCTGTACAAGCTGAAGGACCTGCACATCAGCTACGAGAACTACACGGAGGGAGCCTACACGCTGCTGCTGCACGCGCAGCTCCTCAAG TGGTCGGATGAGGCGAATACGGCGCCCATGCAGGGcttgcacagccccagcctgcacaCACAGCGCCAGCTGAAGGAGGCTCTCTACAACCAGATCATCAACTACTTCGACCAGGGCAAG ATGTGGGAGGAGGCCATCCACATCTGCAAGGAGCTGGCGGAGCAGTACGAGAGCGAGATCTTTGACTACGAGATGCTGAGTGAGATCCTG CAGCGGGAAGCCAAGTTCTACGAGAAGATCCTGAAGGTGCTGCGGCCCAGCCCAGACTACTTTGCTGTGGGCTACTATGGGCAAGGCTTCCCCACCTTCCTCCGG AACAAGGTCTTCATTTACCGGGGCAAGGAGTACGAGCGCCGGGAGGACTTTGAGATGCGGCTGCTGAGCCCCTTCCCCAACGCCGAGAAGCTGAAGACCACATCTCCGCCCGGCCCCGACATCACTGGCTCCCCGGGGCAGT ACATCCAGTGCTTCACCGTGCAGCCGGTGGAGGAAGCCAAGGTCCGGTTCAAGGACCGGAGCATCCCGGAGCAGATCACCAA cttCTACAAAGCCAACCACGTCCAGAAGTTCAGCTACTCGCGGCCCTTCAAGAAAGGCCCAAAGGATCCAGACAACGAATTTGCA aaCATGTGGATTGAGCGGACGACCTTTGTGACAGCCTACCCGCTGCCTGGCATCCTGCGCTGGTTCGTGGTGACCACCACTACCACG AACATCATCTCCCCGCTGGAGAACGCCATCGAGACCATGATGAAAACAAACGAGAAGATTCTGAGCGAGATCAACCGGCACCAGAGCGACCCCAGCCTGCCTGTCAACCCACTGTCCATGCTGCTCAACGGCATCGTGGACCCTGCCGTCATGGGTGGCTTCGCCAAGTATGAAACG gcctTCTTCCAGGAGTCATACCTGAAGGAGCACCCCGAGGACCAGGGGAACATCGACAAGCTGAAGGACCTGATCGCCTGGCAG ACCCCGCTGTTGGCAGAGGGGATCCGGATCCACAGGCGGAAGGTGACGGAGGACTTGTGGCCCTTCCACGAGCGCATGGAGCAGTGCTTTGTGCAGCTGCGGGCCAAGGTGGAGAGCCAGTACGGCGTGCGGGAGATG ATCTCCTTCGAGGACCGGCGAAGTGGGCGACCCCGGTCCGCGGCCTGGGGACCAGACTGGGACCGGCTGAGCCATGCTGGAGACAG CACGGAGGCACCCCTGACCCCAAAGCCTGCCCCACGCACTGCCGACAGCGAGGACCGCAGGAGCGAGCGCAAGGAGAACCGCTCCAGCACCTTCTTTGGGTACCGGCGGCAGGAGACGCGCCTGTCTGTCCCGGAGATGCCTGAGCCCAAG GATGACAAACGGAGACTGTCCCGCAACATGAGCGAGAGCAGCCTGGGCAGCTGTGATGGGAAACAGCCCCCGCCGAGCCGCGAGCCCAGCACTGCAG CGCTGTCCCCGTCTCCCACGGGCTTTGGCGGCCGCGTGAAGAGCGCCAGCAaggccccgccgctgccccgcAGGATCAGCCCCACCGTGTACGAGGCCTTCCTGGAGCAGAGCGATGCTGCCAGCGGGGGGAAG CCGTTGCCATCGCCGACAGCGGATGGAAGCAGGGGCCTGAAGTCACCCCCACCGCCACCACCGAAGTCCAAGCGGCTGTCACAGCTCTGA